The proteins below come from a single Gossypium raimondii isolate GPD5lz chromosome 2, ASM2569854v1, whole genome shotgun sequence genomic window:
- the LOC105787728 gene encoding uncharacterized protein LOC105787728 isoform X2: MEGEYQDEDVMEEDGDGYEEEEEEEEEEETRQPTQEEVEYLELRQRLKESIRRKRKHGAAGSSQEKKLPYNNFGSFFGPSQPVIAQRVIQESKSLLENQNLVSKMLTSRQSSKKNSASDGARPRQGQHIRPPKPTSELRKKVEKLKVARDYSFLEDDRGVPAPAKEPPPRNVSAPTSEARSAQMFPKSKQALSSNSNSGRNSQGIRDERKSVPLKGQLQSKAGSLKSSTIKPNGMPMDSRKQHGVSNGMGPGRPGGVSNGMGPGRPGGASNGMGPGRPGGASNGTGPSRPGGVSNGTGPGRPGGANSGSGPGRAGAASNGAGSGRPVGASNGAGSGRSAGPKAVPSKMPIAKMEKKIPPPTSRNLPPSENKAPSSKMHLSDSRQHLEQKRGLQERSKDKMMHQRPPVSSKPQVNKPIKPVSSQSHMKPNVQRPKKKQLSEDEKALMMIRNMFHTDRYPVCDDDDVSDMEANWDEIMKEERRSAKIARQEDEEQLRLIEEEERRERMRRMAKKRKLSQH; this comes from the exons ATGGAAGGAGAATATCAAGATGAAGATGTCATGGAAGAAGATGGGGATGGATatgaggaggaagaagaagaggaagaggaagaagaaaccaGGCAACCTACACAAGAAGAAGTGGAATATCTAGAGTTAAGGCAGCGGCTGAAAGAATCTATCAGACGAAAGAGGAAGCATGGTGCTGCAGGTTCTTCTCAAGAGAAGAAGCTTCCATACAATAA CTTTGGATCCTTTTTTGGCCCTTCTCAGCCTGTTATTGCTCAGAGAGTTATCCAAGAAAGCAAGTCATTGTTGGAAAACCAGAATTTGGTATCGAAGATGTTGACTTCCCGTCAGTCT AGTAAAAAGAACTCTGCTTCAGACGGTGCTAGACCAAGACAAGGACAACATATCCGGCCACCCAAACCTACAAGTGAG CTCAGAAAGAAAGTGGAGAAACTTAAGGTTGCAAGAGATTACTCATTTCTTGAAGATGATAGAGGGGTTCCAGCGCCTGCAAAAGAGCCTCCACCTCGAAATGTTTCTGCTCCAACCTCTG AGGCGCGATCGGCTCAAATGTTTCCAAAAAGCAAACAAGCTTTGAGCAGCAACAGCAATAGTGGCAGAAATTCCCAAGGCATCCGTGATGAAAGGAAATCAGTTCCTTTGAAGGGTCAATTGCAATCTAAAGCTGGTAGCCTTAAGTCTTCTACCATTAAACCAAATGGGATGCCAATGGATTCTAGAAAGCAGCATGGTGTTAGCAATGGTATGGGGCCAGGCCGGCCTGGTGGTGTTAGCAATGGTATGGGGCCTGGCCGGCCTGGTGGTGCTAGCAATGGTATGGGGCCTGGCCGGCCTGGTGGTGCTAGCAATGGTACCGGGCCTAGCCGACCTGGTGGTGTAAGCAATGGTACTGGGCCTGGTCGGCCTGGTGGTGCTAACAGTGGTTCTGGTCCTGGCCGGGCTGGTGCTGCTAGCAATGGTGCAGGGTCTGGCCGGCCTGTTGGCGCAAGCAATGGTGCAGGGTCTGGCCGTTCTGCTGGCCCTAAAGCCGTGCCTTCAAAGATGCCTATCGCAAAGATGGAGAAGAAGATTCCTCCACCTACTTCTAGGAATCTCCCACCTAGTGAGAACAAAGCACCCTCCTCAAAAATGCACTTATCTGATTCAAGACAGCACTTGGAACAGAAAAGGGGATTACAAGAACGTAGTAAGGATAAAATGATGCACCAAAGGCCTCCAGTATCGTCAAAGCCACAG GTAAACAAGCCAATCAAGCCAGTCTCATCACAATCTCATATGAAACCAAATGTTCAGCGACCCAAGAAAAAGCAATTAAGTGAAGATGAAAAGGCTCTAATGATGATCAGAAATATGTTCCA CACTGATCGATATCCAGTTTGTGATGATGATGACGTTAGTGACATGGAGGCAAATTGGGATGAGATTATGaaggaagaaagaagaag
- the LOC105787728 gene encoding uncharacterized protein LOC105787728 isoform X1 codes for MRGYDREEVEDYDDYDMEGEYQDEDVMEEDGDGYEEEEEEEEEEETRQPTQEEVEYLELRQRLKESIRRKRKHGAAGSSQEKKLPYNNFGSFFGPSQPVIAQRVIQESKSLLENQNLVSKMLTSRQSSKKNSASDGARPRQGQHIRPPKPTSELRKKVEKLKVARDYSFLEDDRGVPAPAKEPPPRNVSAPTSEARSAQMFPKSKQALSSNSNSGRNSQGIRDERKSVPLKGQLQSKAGSLKSSTIKPNGMPMDSRKQHGVSNGMGPGRPGGVSNGMGPGRPGGASNGMGPGRPGGASNGTGPSRPGGVSNGTGPGRPGGANSGSGPGRAGAASNGAGSGRPVGASNGAGSGRSAGPKAVPSKMPIAKMEKKIPPPTSRNLPPSENKAPSSKMHLSDSRQHLEQKRGLQERSKDKMMHQRPPVSSKPQVNKPIKPVSSQSHMKPNVQRPKKKQLSEDEKALMMIRNMFHTDRYPVCDDDDVSDMEANWDEIMKEERRSAKIARQEDEEQLRLIEEEERRERMRRMAKKRKLSQH; via the exons ATGCGGGGATACGACAGAGAA GAAGTCGAAGATTATGATGATTATGACATGGAAGGAGAATATCAAGATGAAGATGTCATGGAAGAAGATGGGGATGGATatgaggaggaagaagaagaggaagaggaagaagaaaccaGGCAACCTACACAAGAAGAAGTGGAATATCTAGAGTTAAGGCAGCGGCTGAAAGAATCTATCAGACGAAAGAGGAAGCATGGTGCTGCAGGTTCTTCTCAAGAGAAGAAGCTTCCATACAATAA CTTTGGATCCTTTTTTGGCCCTTCTCAGCCTGTTATTGCTCAGAGAGTTATCCAAGAAAGCAAGTCATTGTTGGAAAACCAGAATTTGGTATCGAAGATGTTGACTTCCCGTCAGTCT AGTAAAAAGAACTCTGCTTCAGACGGTGCTAGACCAAGACAAGGACAACATATCCGGCCACCCAAACCTACAAGTGAG CTCAGAAAGAAAGTGGAGAAACTTAAGGTTGCAAGAGATTACTCATTTCTTGAAGATGATAGAGGGGTTCCAGCGCCTGCAAAAGAGCCTCCACCTCGAAATGTTTCTGCTCCAACCTCTG AGGCGCGATCGGCTCAAATGTTTCCAAAAAGCAAACAAGCTTTGAGCAGCAACAGCAATAGTGGCAGAAATTCCCAAGGCATCCGTGATGAAAGGAAATCAGTTCCTTTGAAGGGTCAATTGCAATCTAAAGCTGGTAGCCTTAAGTCTTCTACCATTAAACCAAATGGGATGCCAATGGATTCTAGAAAGCAGCATGGTGTTAGCAATGGTATGGGGCCAGGCCGGCCTGGTGGTGTTAGCAATGGTATGGGGCCTGGCCGGCCTGGTGGTGCTAGCAATGGTATGGGGCCTGGCCGGCCTGGTGGTGCTAGCAATGGTACCGGGCCTAGCCGACCTGGTGGTGTAAGCAATGGTACTGGGCCTGGTCGGCCTGGTGGTGCTAACAGTGGTTCTGGTCCTGGCCGGGCTGGTGCTGCTAGCAATGGTGCAGGGTCTGGCCGGCCTGTTGGCGCAAGCAATGGTGCAGGGTCTGGCCGTTCTGCTGGCCCTAAAGCCGTGCCTTCAAAGATGCCTATCGCAAAGATGGAGAAGAAGATTCCTCCACCTACTTCTAGGAATCTCCCACCTAGTGAGAACAAAGCACCCTCCTCAAAAATGCACTTATCTGATTCAAGACAGCACTTGGAACAGAAAAGGGGATTACAAGAACGTAGTAAGGATAAAATGATGCACCAAAGGCCTCCAGTATCGTCAAAGCCACAG GTAAACAAGCCAATCAAGCCAGTCTCATCACAATCTCATATGAAACCAAATGTTCAGCGACCCAAGAAAAAGCAATTAAGTGAAGATGAAAAGGCTCTAATGATGATCAGAAATATGTTCCA CACTGATCGATATCCAGTTTGTGATGATGATGACGTTAGTGACATGGAGGCAAATTGGGATGAGATTATGaaggaagaaagaagaag
- the LOC105787729 gene encoding phosphoenolpyruvate carboxykinase (ATP) 1 gives MAANGNGVSTTPKSPLARIQTQKNGGICHDDSGKPVKAQTIDELHSLQKKRSAPTTPLDGVQGTFATISEDERQRQQLQSISASLASLTRGTGPKVVRGDPAGKVQSVSHVAHHHHIEAPTISVSDSSLKFTHVLYNLSPAELYEQAIKYEKGSFITSTGALATLSGAKTGRSPRDKRVVIDDSTQDELWWGKGSPNIEMDEHTFMVNRERAVDYLNSLDKVFVNDQFLNWDPQNRIKVRIVSARAYHSLFMHNMCIRPTPEELENFGTPDFTIYNAGQFPCNRYTHYMTSSTSIDLNLARREMVILGTQYAGEMKKGLFSVMHYLMPMRQILSLHSGCNMGKDGDVALFFGLSGTGKTTLSTDHNRYLIGDDEHCWSDNGVSNIEGGCYAKCIDLSREKEPDIWNAIKFGTVLENVVFDEHTREVDYGDKSVTENTRAAYPIEYIPNAKIPCVGPHPKNVILLACDAFGVLPPVSKLSLAQTMYHFISGYTALVAGTEDGIKEPTATFSACFGAAFIMLHPTKYAAMLAEKMQKHGATGWLVNTGWSGGSYGSGNRIKLPYTRKIIDAIHSGSLLNATYHKTEVFGLDIPTEIEGVPSEILHPENTWADKKAYKETLLKLAGLFKKNFETFTNYKIGKDNKLTEEILAAGPNF, from the exons ATGGCGGCCAATGGGAACGGAGTTTCGACGACGCCGAAGAGTCCGTTGGCGAGGATTCAGACGCAGAAGAACGGTGGAATCTGTCATGACGATAGCGGGAAGCCTGTTAAGGCTCAGACGATCGATGAGCTTCACTCTTTGCAGAAGAAGAGATCGGCGCCGACGACTCCTCTTGACGGCGTTCAGGGTACCTTTGCCACCATTTCTGAAGATGAGCGCCAGAGGCAGCAGCTCCAGTCCATCAG TGCATCGTTGGCGTCACTCACTCGAGGAACAGGGCCGAAAGTGGTGAGAGGGGACCCGGCAGGGAAGGTTCAATCGGTGTCGCATGTGGCGCACCACCACCATATCGAGGCGCCAACCATTAGCGTCAGTGACAGTTCCTTGAAATTCACTCACGTCCTATACAACCTCTCTCCTGCAG AGTTGTATGAGCAGGCAATAAAGTATGAGAAGGGTTCTTTCATTACTTCAACCGGTGCACTCGCCACCCTATCCGGAGCCAAAACCGGTCGGTCACCGAGAGATAAGAGAGTTGTTATCGATGACTCCACCCAAGATGAGCTTTGGTGGGGAAA GGGCTCACCCAATATTGAAATGGACGAGCATACCTTCATGGTGAACAGAGAAAGAGCTGTTGATTACTTGAATTCTCTGGACAAG GTTTTCGTGAATGATCAATTCTTGAACTGGGATCCACAGAACAGAATCAAAGTTCGGATTGTGTCTGCTAGAGCTTATCATTCATTGTTCATGCATAACAT GTGTATCCGACCCACTCCTGAAGAGCTGGAGAATTTCGGTACTCCGGACTTCACTATATACAATGCTGGGCAGTTCCCGTGTAATCGTTATACACACTACATGACATCCTCTACTAGCATAGACCTTAATCTTGCTAGGAGGGAAATGGTCATCCTCGGCACTCAATACGCCGGGGAAATGAAGAAGGGTCTTTTCAGTGTTATGCATTATCTCATGCCTATGCGTCAAATCCTCTCGTTACATTCTGGATGCAATATGGGAAAAGATGGAGATGTTGCCCTCTTCTTTGGATTGTCAG GTACGGGTAAGACCACTTTGTCTACCGATCACAACAGGTATCTGATCGGTGATGACGAGCATTGTTGGAGTGACAATGGTGTGTCGAACATCGAAGGTGGTTGCTATGCCAAGTGTATTGATCTTTCAAGGGAGAAGGAGCCTGATATCTGGAATGCCATTAAGTTTGGAACTG TGTTGGAAAATGTTGTTTTCGATGAACATACGAGAGAGGTGGATTATGGTGACAAATCAGTTACAG AGAATACTCGTGCGGCCTATCCGATCGAATACATTCCAAATGCTAAGATACCATGCGTCGGTCCACATCCTAAGAATGTCATTCTTTTGGCATGTGATGCCTTTGGTGTCCTTCCACCTGTTAGCAAGCTGAGCCTGGCTCAAACCATGTACCATTTCATTAGTGGTTACACCGCTCTG GTGGCTGGCACGGAAGATGGTATTAAGGAGCCAACAGCAACGTTCTCGGCTTGCTTCGGCGCGGCATTCATCATGTTGCATCCTACCAAATATGCAGCCATGCTTGCTGAGAAAATGCAGAAGCATGGTGCAACAGGGTGGCTTGTCAACACCGGCTGGTCTGGTGGAAG CTACGGGTCTGGAAACCGTATCAAGTTACCCTACACTAGGAAAATCATTGACGCCATCCACTCTGGTAGCCTCTTGAACGCGACTTACCATAAAACAGAGGTGTTCGGGCTAGACATCCCCACCGAGATCGAGGGAGTGCCTTCCGAAATCTTGCATCCCGAGAACACC TGGGCTGATAAGAAGGCATACAAGGAAACCCTGTTGAAATTGGCTGGGCTATTCAAGAAGAACTTTGAGACCTTCACTAATTACAAGATTGGGAAAGACAACAAGCTGACAGAGGAAATCCTGGCAGCTGGTCCAAACTTCTAA